A genome region from Ottowia testudinis includes the following:
- a CDS encoding YjfI family protein, which yields MPATLLQQLRQLDTLTAALMGGAQVQLQPITGDVPVLQVSIEGRDELPIFVTCSDTQIICLCYLWTEADVRPERHVELLEAMLDLNPSVPLSSFGRIGGRYVLTGALARGARPEDVAHEVAVLSDNALDALDALAEFLK from the coding sequence ATGCCGGCCACCTTGTTGCAGCAACTGCGCCAGCTCGACACGCTTACTGCTGCGCTGATGGGCGGCGCCCAGGTGCAGTTGCAGCCCATCACGGGCGATGTGCCGGTGCTGCAAGTCAGCATCGAAGGGCGCGACGAGCTGCCGATCTTCGTCACCTGCTCCGACACGCAAATCATCTGCCTGTGCTACCTGTGGACCGAGGCCGACGTGCGGCCCGAGCGCCACGTCGAGCTGCTCGAAGCCATGCTCGATTTGAATCCCTCGGTGCCGCTGTCGTCGTTTGGCCGCATAGGCGGGCGCTACGTGCTGACCGGCGCGCTGGCGCGCGGCGCGCGGCCCGAAGACGTGGCGCATGAGGTGGCCGTGCTGTCCGACAACGCGCTCGATGCGCTCGATGCGCTGGCCGAATTCCTGAAGTAA
- a CDS encoding efflux transporter outer membrane subunit encodes MRSFFALRCRALFGAATLLALAGCATPPPAAPPLEHIAPPAWIAPLPHAGSAVALAGWWRAGGDATLTELIDAALQGSPSLAAAEARVAQARAQVGSQRAGLLPQLGAAASATRGNAGSVGSTPPGSDPPIATTLQAGVQASWEIDLFGRQRALVGAATARAEGAQALAHLARVALVGDVASSYHGLRLCQSLLETARQDAASRGETARLARISRDAGFTAPATAALADASAADGRARTTQQQATCDAQRKALVALTGLPEPDIEQKMALARANSSQSALFSIATLPADTLRQRPDVWAAEREVLAARAELASADAARWPGLSLAGNIGALQLRAGGGTRDFSTWQFGPLQLSLPIFDGGRIAAGQAAARARYDEAVANYQGKVRQAVQEVETALTQGAAARGREADARAAVAGYRQQFAATEALYRQGMANLPQLEEARRNLLGAETALAQLLHEQQAAGVALYKAAGGGWQAPAP; translated from the coding sequence ATGAGATCGTTTTTTGCTCTCCGCTGCCGCGCGCTGTTCGGCGCCGCGACGCTGCTCGCCTTGGCCGGCTGCGCCACGCCGCCGCCCGCCGCGCCGCCGCTGGAACACATCGCGCCGCCCGCCTGGATCGCCCCGCTGCCGCATGCCGGCAGCGCCGTTGCGCTGGCCGGCTGGTGGCGCGCGGGCGGCGACGCCACGCTCACCGAATTGATCGACGCCGCCTTGCAAGGCAGCCCGAGCCTGGCCGCGGCCGAAGCGCGCGTGGCGCAGGCGCGCGCGCAGGTGGGCAGCCAGCGCGCCGGCCTGCTGCCGCAGCTGGGCGCCGCCGCCAGCGCCACGCGCGGCAACGCGGGCAGCGTGGGCAGCACGCCGCCGGGCAGCGATCCGCCGATCGCCACCACGCTGCAAGCCGGCGTGCAGGCGAGCTGGGAAATTGATCTGTTCGGCCGCCAGCGCGCGCTGGTCGGCGCCGCCACGGCGCGCGCCGAGGGCGCCCAGGCGCTGGCGCACCTGGCGCGCGTGGCGCTGGTGGGCGACGTGGCCAGCAGCTACCACGGCCTGCGGCTGTGCCAGTCGCTGCTGGAGACCGCGCGCCAAGACGCCGCTTCGCGCGGCGAGACCGCGCGCCTGGCGCGCATCAGCCGCGACGCCGGCTTCACCGCGCCCGCCACCGCCGCACTGGCCGACGCCAGCGCCGCCGACGGCCGCGCGCGCACCACGCAGCAGCAGGCCACGTGCGATGCGCAGCGCAAGGCGCTGGTGGCGTTGACCGGGCTGCCCGAGCCGGATATCGAGCAAAAAATGGCGCTTGCCCGCGCCAATTCATCGCAATCAGCTCTATTTTCAATAGCAACTCTGCCCGCCGACACCCTGCGCCAGCGCCCCGACGTGTGGGCCGCCGAGCGCGAGGTGCTGGCCGCGCGGGCCGAGCTGGCGTCGGCCGATGCCGCGCGCTGGCCGGGCTTGAGCCTGGCCGGCAACATCGGCGCGCTGCAACTGCGCGCCGGCGGCGGCACGCGCGACTTTTCCACCTGGCAGTTCGGGCCGCTGCAACTCAGCCTGCCGATCTTCGACGGCGGCCGCATCGCGGCGGGCCAGGCGGCGGCGCGGGCGCGCTACGACGAAGCCGTGGCCAACTACCAGGGCAAGGTGCGCCAGGCCGTGCAAGAGGTGGAAACCGCCCTCACGCAAGGCGCCGCCGCGCGCGGGCGCGAGGCCGACGCCCGCGCCGCCGTGGCCGGCTACCGCCAGCAGTTCGCCGCCACCGAGGCGCTGTACCGCCAGGGCATGGCCAACCTGCCGCAGCTGGAAGAAGCGCGCCGCAATCTGCTGGGCGCCGAGACCGCGCTGGCGCAGCTGCTGCACGAGCAGCAGGCCGCGGGCGTGGCACTGTACAAGGCGGCGGGCGGCGGCTGGCAGGCGCCGGCGCCATGA
- a CDS encoding efflux RND transporter permease subunit — MNFSAWSIRNPVPTLMLFLLLTLGGLFSFHQMKVQNFPDIDMPMVNVVAALPGATPGQLENEVARKIENSLATVQGVKHISTSIVDGSVSIMVEFRLEKDLQEALDDVRSAVSRVRGDLPGDVREPIVSKLDLAAQPMLAYALSSRRMSDADLSWFVDNDIAKRLLAIPGVGAVNRVGGADRQVQVALDPVRLQGLGVTAADVSRQLRQVQMESAGGRVDLGAGEQPVRTLATVGTADELRALPIALQDGRSVRLDQVASVADSVAEPRAAALLNGQKVVGFEVARSRGASEVEVGAGVRAALAELRAAHPDLQFTEAFDFVTPVEEEYHASLKMLGEGAVLAVLVVWLFLRNGRATFVSAVALPMSVLPALIGMYFFGFSINIVSLLALSLVIGILVDDAIVEVENIVRHLRMGKSPYQAAMEAADEIGLAVIATTFTLIAVFLPTAFMSGVVGKFFKQFGWTASLAVFASLVVARMLTPMMAAYLMKPLAGGHEDPRWLRVYGRWAAWCVRHRLLTLLGALAFFIGSLALVPLLPTAFITPDDNSQTQVYLELPPGSTLQETERTAEAARAQLLKNQYIKSVYTTIGGGSAGGDPFSAGAADVRKATLTIQLAARGERPVKQAVEAELRRLIAGLPGVRSKIGLGGSGEKYILVLQGDDPHALTQAARAVESDLRTVPGLGSVTSTASLVRPEIAVKPDFARAADLGVTSSAIADTLRVATLGDYDAQLPKLNLAQRQIPIVVKLDADARKNLDVLARLHVPGSKGPVPLSQVAALSLSGGPAVINRYDRARNVNLEVELSGQPLGDVAAKVKELPSVKTLPAGVRVVEVGDAEVMGELFLGFGLAMLTGILCIYLVLVLLFHHVLHPITILAALPLSLGGAFVGLLLAGKSLSMPSLIGLIMLMGVATKNSILLVEYAILARREHGLNRFEALMDACHKRARPIIMTTLAMGAGMLPIAIGWGGSDPSFRSPMAVAVIGGLITSTFLSLLVIPAVFTYVDDVAEWVKRRWRGGGERAT; from the coding sequence ATGAACTTTTCCGCCTGGTCGATCCGCAACCCGGTACCGACGCTGATGCTGTTTCTGCTGCTCACGCTGGGGGGGCTGTTCAGCTTCCATCAGATGAAGGTGCAGAACTTTCCCGACATCGACATGCCCATGGTCAACGTGGTGGCGGCGCTGCCGGGCGCCACGCCGGGCCAGCTGGAGAACGAGGTCGCGCGCAAGATCGAGAACAGCCTGGCCACGGTGCAGGGCGTCAAGCACATCAGCACCAGCATCGTCGATGGCTCGGTGTCGATCATGGTCGAGTTCCGGCTCGAAAAAGACTTGCAGGAGGCGCTGGACGACGTGCGCTCGGCCGTCTCGCGCGTGCGGGGCGATTTGCCGGGCGATGTGCGCGAGCCCATCGTCAGCAAGCTCGATCTGGCGGCGCAGCCCATGCTGGCCTATGCGCTGTCGTCCCGGCGCATGAGCGATGCCGACCTGTCGTGGTTCGTCGACAACGACATCGCCAAGCGGCTGCTGGCGATTCCGGGCGTGGGCGCGGTCAACCGCGTGGGCGGGGCCGATCGGCAGGTGCAGGTGGCGCTCGATCCGGTGCGCCTGCAAGGCCTGGGTGTGACCGCCGCCGACGTGTCGCGCCAGCTGCGCCAGGTGCAGATGGAAAGCGCCGGCGGCCGCGTCGACCTGGGCGCGGGCGAGCAGCCGGTGCGCACGCTGGCCACCGTGGGCACGGCCGATGAACTGCGCGCGCTGCCGATTGCGCTGCAAGACGGGCGCAGCGTGCGGCTGGATCAGGTGGCCAGCGTGGCCGACAGCGTGGCCGAGCCGCGCGCCGCCGCGCTGCTCAATGGCCAGAAAGTGGTGGGCTTCGAGGTGGCGCGCAGCCGCGGCGCCAGCGAGGTCGAGGTGGGCGCCGGCGTGCGCGCCGCGCTGGCCGAGCTGCGCGCGGCGCACCCCGACTTGCAGTTCACCGAGGCGTTCGACTTCGTCACCCCGGTCGAGGAGGAATACCACGCCTCGCTCAAGATGCTGGGCGAAGGCGCCGTGCTGGCGGTGCTGGTGGTGTGGCTGTTTCTGCGCAACGGGCGCGCCACGTTCGTGTCGGCGGTGGCGCTGCCGATGTCGGTGCTGCCGGCGCTGATCGGCATGTACTTCTTCGGCTTCTCGATCAACATCGTGTCGCTGCTGGCGCTGTCGCTGGTGATCGGCATCCTGGTGGACGACGCCATTGTCGAGGTAGAGAACATCGTGCGCCACCTGCGCATGGGCAAATCGCCCTACCAGGCGGCCATGGAAGCGGCCGACGAGATCGGCCTGGCCGTGATCGCCACCACCTTCACGCTGATCGCGGTGTTTCTGCCAACCGCCTTCATGAGCGGCGTGGTCGGCAAGTTCTTCAAGCAGTTCGGCTGGACGGCGTCGCTGGCGGTGTTTGCTTCTCTGGTCGTGGCGCGCATGCTGACGCCCATGATGGCGGCGTACCTGATGAAGCCGCTGGCGGGCGGCCACGAAGACCCGCGCTGGCTGCGCGTGTACGGTCGCTGGGCGGCGTGGTGCGTGCGGCACCGGCTGCTCACGCTGCTGGGGGCGCTGGCTTTTTTCATCGGCTCGCTGGCGCTGGTGCCGCTGCTGCCCACCGCCTTCATCACGCCCGACGACAACTCCCAAACCCAGGTGTACCTGGAGCTGCCGCCCGGATCGACGCTACAAGAAACTGAGCGCACGGCCGAGGCAGCGCGGGCGCAATTGCTCAAAAACCAATACATCAAGAGCGTGTACACCACCATCGGTGGCGGCTCGGCCGGGGGCGATCCGTTCTCGGCCGGCGCCGCCGATGTGCGCAAGGCCACGCTCACCATTCAGCTGGCCGCGCGCGGCGAGCGGCCGGTGAAGCAGGCGGTGGAAGCCGAGCTGCGCCGGCTCATCGCGGGCCTGCCCGGCGTGCGCAGCAAGATCGGCCTGGGCGGCTCGGGCGAGAAATACATTCTGGTGCTGCAAGGCGACGACCCGCACGCGCTGACGCAGGCCGCCCGCGCGGTCGAAAGCGATTTGCGCACCGTGCCCGGCTTGGGCAGCGTGACCAGCACGGCCAGCCTGGTGCGGCCCGAGATCGCCGTCAAACCCGACTTTGCCCGCGCCGCCGACCTGGGCGTGACCAGCAGCGCCATTGCCGACACGCTGCGCGTGGCCACGCTGGGCGATTACGACGCGCAGTTGCCCAAGCTCAACCTGGCGCAGCGGCAGATCCCCATCGTGGTCAAGCTCGACGCCGACGCGCGCAAGAACCTCGATGTGCTGGCGCGCCTGCACGTGCCCGGCAGCAAGGGCCCGGTGCCGCTGTCGCAGGTGGCGGCCCTCAGCCTCTCGGGCGGCCCCGCGGTCATCAACCGCTACGACCGCGCGCGCAACGTGAATCTGGAAGTGGAACTGTCGGGTCAGCCGCTGGGCGACGTGGCGGCCAAGGTGAAGGAGCTGCCTTCGGTCAAGACGCTGCCCGCCGGTGTGCGCGTGGTCGAGGTGGGCGATGCCGAGGTGATGGGCGAGCTGTTTCTGGGCTTTGGTCTGGCCATGCTGACGGGCATCCTGTGCATCTACCTGGTGCTGGTGCTGCTGTTTCACCACGTGCTGCACCCCATCACGATTCTGGCGGCGCTGCCACTGTCGCTGGGCGGCGCCTTCGTGGGGCTGCTGCTGGCGGGCAAGTCGCTGTCGATGCCCTCGCTGATCGGCCTGATCATGCTGATGGGTGTGGCGACCAAGAACTCGATCCTGCTGGTCGAATACGCCATCCTGGCGCGGCGCGAGCATGGGCTGAATCGGTTTGAAGCGTTGATGGACGCCTGCCACAAACGCGCGCGCCCCATCATCATGACCACGCTGGCCATGGGCGCCGGCATGCTGCCGATTGCGATTGGCTGGGGCGGCTCAGACCCCAGCTTTCGCTCGCCGATGGCGGTGGCGGTGATTGGTGGCCTGATCACCTCCACTTTCTTGAGCCTGTTGGTGATTCCGGCGGTGTTCACGTATGTGGACGACGTGGCGGAGTGGGTGAAGCGGCGCTGGCGGGGTGGCGGGGAGCGCGCGACATAA
- a CDS encoding efflux RND transporter periplasmic adaptor subunit: MSQLAMRPPMAPRLLPLGAALLLAASLAACGDKKPAGAPPGPGGGMPPPEVAVLTVQPGTVNLTTELPGRLEPSRVAQVRARATGILNKRVFTEGSDVRAGQVLYQIDSAPYQATQQSAQAQLAQAQAQLANASAMVTRYRPLVAANAVSKQEFDAAVAAEKAAQAQVAAGRAAVRTASISLGYATVTAPIAGRIGRSLVTEGALVSAQEGTQLATIQQINPLYLNITQSAAEVLKLREALQAGQLARAGGGEAAKVQVLLENGQVYGQPARLLFTDLSVDPATGQVSLRAEVPNPGGLLMPGMYVRARVEQAEVSNAILLPQQAVTRGTKGDSVMVVAPDGAVAPRPIKIGGQRGNQWIVTEGLKPGEQVMVEGAMKLMMGAKVVKAVPWEPNKASAPANQASAAPKNGASSAAPAAPASAPAAPASAASR, translated from the coding sequence ATGTCCCAGCTTGCCATGCGCCCCCCGATGGCGCCCCGTCTTCTTCCCCTTGGCGCGGCACTGCTGCTGGCCGCGTCGCTGGCGGCCTGCGGCGACAAGAAACCCGCCGGCGCGCCGCCCGGCCCCGGCGGGGGCATGCCGCCGCCCGAGGTGGCGGTGCTCACCGTGCAGCCCGGCACCGTCAATCTGACGACCGAGCTGCCCGGCCGGCTGGAGCCGTCGCGCGTGGCGCAGGTGCGCGCGCGTGCCACCGGCATCCTGAACAAGCGCGTGTTCACCGAAGGCAGCGACGTGCGCGCCGGGCAGGTGCTGTACCAGATCGACTCTGCCCCCTACCAGGCCACGCAACAAAGCGCGCAGGCGCAGCTGGCGCAGGCGCAGGCGCAGCTGGCCAACGCCAGCGCCATGGTCACGCGCTACCGCCCGCTGGTGGCCGCCAACGCGGTGAGCAAGCAGGAGTTCGACGCCGCCGTGGCCGCCGAGAAAGCCGCGCAGGCGCAGGTGGCCGCCGGCCGCGCCGCCGTGCGCACGGCCAGCATCAGCCTGGGCTACGCCACGGTGACGGCGCCGATCGCCGGGCGCATCGGCCGATCGCTGGTGACCGAGGGCGCCTTGGTCAGCGCGCAAGAGGGCACGCAGCTGGCCACCATTCAGCAGATCAACCCGCTGTACCTCAACATCACCCAATCCGCGGCCGAGGTGCTGAAGCTGCGCGAGGCGCTGCAAGCCGGCCAGCTGGCGCGCGCCGGCGGCGGCGAGGCGGCCAAGGTGCAGGTGCTGCTCGAAAACGGCCAGGTCTACGGCCAGCCGGCGCGCCTGCTGTTCACCGACTTGAGCGTTGACCCGGCCACCGGCCAGGTCAGCCTGCGCGCCGAGGTGCCCAACCCCGGCGGCCTGCTGATGCCCGGCATGTACGTGCGCGCCCGCGTCGAGCAGGCCGAGGTGAGCAACGCCATCCTGCTGCCGCAGCAGGCGGTGACGCGCGGCACCAAGGGCGACAGCGTGATGGTGGTGGCGCCCGATGGCGCCGTGGCGCCGCGCCCCATCAAGATTGGCGGGCAGCGCGGCAACCAGTGGATCGTGACGGAGGGTCTGAAGCCCGGCGAGCAGGTGATGGTGGAAGGCGCCATGAAGCTGATGATGGGCGCCAAGGTGGTGAAAGCTGTACCTTGGGAACCAAACAAGGCCTCAGCGCCCGCCAATCAAGCGTCAGCAGCTCCTAAAAACGGAGCGTCCAGCGCGGCACCGGCAGCACCTGCCAGCGCACCCGCTGCCCCCGCCTCGGCGGCCTCGCGCTGA
- a CDS encoding PspA/IM30 family protein produces MSVIKKLVTLLRGSTRELGQSLVDANATRIYEQEIIDAKASVNEAKTELTGVMAKEKQSAREIERIQGDIRRHEDLAVQALDKANEPLALEVAERVAALETELAEQTQAHAAYALQVGRLKDLIRAAEARVREHEREIGIAKTTESVYRATQKIADSMGASGSQLVTARQSLERIKQRHNDLADRMAAADELDAEFGHRALERKLAEAGIGDNPKVRAAEVMARIRARQTAAAPALPAPKPDAA; encoded by the coding sequence ATGTCCGTCATCAAGAAACTCGTCACCCTGCTGCGCGGCAGCACGCGCGAACTGGGCCAGAGCCTGGTGGATGCCAACGCCACCCGCATCTACGAGCAGGAAATCATCGACGCCAAGGCCAGCGTGAACGAGGCTAAGACCGAACTCACCGGCGTGATGGCCAAGGAAAAGCAGAGCGCGCGCGAGATCGAACGCATCCAGGGCGACATCCGCCGCCACGAAGACCTGGCCGTGCAGGCGCTGGACAAGGCCAACGAGCCGCTGGCGCTGGAAGTGGCCGAGCGCGTGGCCGCGCTCGAAACCGAGCTGGCCGAGCAGACCCAGGCGCACGCCGCCTACGCGCTGCAAGTGGGCCGGTTGAAAGACCTGATCCGCGCCGCCGAAGCCCGCGTGCGCGAGCACGAGCGCGAGATCGGCATCGCCAAGACCACCGAAAGCGTGTACCGCGCCACGCAGAAAATTGCCGACAGCATGGGCGCCAGCGGCTCGCAGTTGGTGACGGCGCGCCAGTCGCTGGAGCGCATCAAGCAGCGCCACAACGACCTGGCCGACCGCATGGCCGCCGCCGACGAGTTGGACGCCGAATTCGGCCACCGCGCGCTGGAGCGCAAGCTGGCCGAGGCCGGCATTGGCGACAACCCCAAGGTGCGCGCCGCCGAGGTGATGGCGCGCATCCGTGCCCGCCAGACCGCCGCCGCGCCCGCGCTGCCCGCCCCCAAACCGGACGCCGCATGA
- a CDS encoding efflux RND transporter periplasmic adaptor subunit, whose amino-acid sequence MKSIPTMLLAAALALAACGQKDGAANGPQAAASAPRPALTVTVAHPERQNLTREITANGNIAAWQEASVGADVGGLRLADVRVNVGDVVRKGQVLATFDAAPVQQDQAQARASLAEAEAAHADARGNAERARAVQSSGALSQQQINQYVTAEKTARARVEAARAVVGSQALRVRNTQVLAPDAGVISARMATVGQVVAPGTELFRMVRQGRLEWRGEVMAEDLPAIRAGQAVRIDLPGAPDAAAPPLTGTVRQLAPTVDPKTRFAIVYVDLPRGGPARAGMFARGRIAIGQGEALTVPQDAIVMRDGFAHVLKLGEGDRVQLLRVQTGRLAGGRVEITGGLDAGARVVVQGGAFLNDGDLVQVVADSVPKAPAAPANQAQTAIK is encoded by the coding sequence ATGAAATCCATCCCCACCATGCTTTTGGCCGCCGCCCTGGCGCTTGCCGCCTGCGGCCAGAAAGACGGCGCCGCCAATGGCCCGCAAGCGGCCGCCAGCGCGCCGCGCCCCGCGCTCACCGTGACCGTGGCGCACCCTGAGCGCCAGAACCTGACGCGCGAAATCACCGCCAATGGCAACATCGCCGCCTGGCAAGAGGCCAGCGTGGGCGCCGACGTGGGCGGCCTGCGGCTGGCCGATGTGCGCGTGAACGTGGGCGACGTGGTGAGAAAAGGCCAGGTGCTGGCCACCTTCGACGCCGCGCCCGTGCAGCAAGACCAGGCGCAGGCGCGCGCCAGCCTGGCCGAGGCCGAAGCCGCCCACGCCGATGCGCGCGGCAACGCCGAACGCGCGCGCGCCGTGCAATCCAGCGGCGCTTTGAGCCAGCAGCAGATCAACCAATATGTGACGGCCGAGAAAACCGCCCGCGCCCGGGTCGAGGCGGCGCGCGCCGTGGTCGGCAGCCAGGCGCTGCGCGTGCGCAACACGCAGGTGCTGGCGCCCGATGCCGGCGTCATTTCCGCCCGCATGGCCACCGTGGGCCAGGTGGTGGCGCCCGGCACCGAGCTGTTCCGCATGGTGCGCCAGGGCCGGCTGGAATGGCGCGGCGAGGTGATGGCTGAAGACCTGCCCGCCATCCGAGCCGGCCAGGCGGTGCGGATCGACTTGCCCGGCGCGCCCGATGCCGCCGCGCCGCCGCTCACCGGCACCGTGCGCCAGCTGGCGCCCACGGTGGACCCGAAGACGCGCTTTGCCATCGTCTACGTTGACCTGCCGCGCGGCGGCCCGGCGCGCGCCGGCATGTTCGCGCGCGGGCGCATCGCCATCGGCCAGGGCGAGGCGCTGACGGTGCCGCAAGACGCCATCGTCATGCGCGACGGCTTTGCCCACGTGCTGAAGCTGGGCGAGGGCGACCGCGTGCAGCTGCTGCGCGTGCAGACCGGGCGGCTGGCCGGCGGGCGGGTTGAAATCACGGGCGGGCTGGACGCGGGCGCCCGCGTGGTGGTGCAGGGCGGCGCCTTCCTGAACGACGGCGATCTGGTGCAGGTGGTGGCCGATTCAGTGCCAAAAGCGCCTGCTGCGCCCGCCAATCAAGCGCAAACAGCTATTAAATAA
- a CDS encoding TetR family transcriptional regulator — protein MARRTKQDAQATREALLDAAERVFEQRGVSRTSLNHIAEAAGLTRGAVYWHFKDKADLFNAMMERVTLPLETELEGLAQCAGDPVDALVLRIARSLAQIAGDARTQRVLNIATVMVELVEDLGPVRERHVQVDNANVERVTHAFERASALRGQPLPAPARQLADGFHAMVRGLVYGWLLQRGFDLEATARVAMAAYLCGIGLPAQCMPDAEAFQVMCGGVGEVGG, from the coding sequence ATGGCGCGCCGCACCAAGCAAGACGCCCAGGCCACGCGCGAAGCGCTGCTCGACGCCGCCGAGCGCGTGTTCGAGCAGCGCGGTGTGTCGCGCACCTCGCTCAACCACATCGCCGAGGCGGCGGGGCTAACGCGCGGCGCGGTGTACTGGCATTTCAAGGACAAGGCCGACCTGTTCAACGCCATGATGGAGCGCGTGACCCTGCCGCTGGAAACCGAGCTGGAGGGTCTGGCCCAGTGCGCCGGCGACCCGGTCGACGCGCTGGTGCTGCGCATCGCCCGCTCGCTGGCGCAGATCGCGGGCGACGCGCGCACCCAGCGCGTGTTGAACATCGCCACCGTGATGGTCGAGCTGGTCGAAGACCTGGGCCCCGTGCGCGAGCGCCACGTGCAGGTTGACAACGCCAACGTGGAGCGCGTGACGCACGCCTTCGAGCGCGCCAGCGCCCTGCGCGGCCAGCCGCTGCCCGCGCCGGCGCGGCAGCTGGCCGATGGCTTTCACGCCATGGTGCGCGGGCTGGTGTACGGCTGGCTGCTGCAGCGCGGCTTCGATCTGGAAGCCACCGCCCGCGTTGCCATGGCGGCGTATTTGTGCGGCATCGGGCTGCCGGCGCAGTGCATGCCGGATGCGGAAGCGTTCCAGGTGATGTGTGGCGGCGTCGGTGAGGTCGGCGGATAA